From the genome of Solanum stenotomum isolate F172 chromosome 5, ASM1918654v1, whole genome shotgun sequence:
AACTTATTCGTATAACACTAATCAATACAAGCTTTATCTAACTCCATTAACATCGTGCTAACATCCAGGAGCACGATGTTGATTAAATAAGATAGTATAAAACTGAAAGATCAAACTATATTTCCGTATACATTTTATTAATGTGGCACCAAACTAGGGATGCCTCCCATGTACAAGTGACGTATATGCTGTATCATTGGAGACCCTGTACAACAGACATCCTGCAAAAGATGTATAATTACCCTCTGATAACATGAATTTGCCTACAAAAACGCAAAAGATAAACTATGAAATTTCAATGGCATTATGATTTCTGAACACTTCTCTCCTCATCTCCGCCTTAATACTTGAAAGAGTCAAGGAATAGACCAAGAGTCAGCCCAGTTTTCCAATAATTGAACATAATGATGATGCCCCTTACCCCATCAATTAAAGGAATGGATCTATACATGAGAGCTCCAATGCCCTCTACCACAGCCACAGCTAATCCAGAAGAAATAATATCCCAATCACCTGTCTGCCCTATTACAGTGGCAAATGCGGTTGCACAATAGAAACCCACTAAGAAAAACAGCAACTTCATTGGTAGGTTTTTTCTCAACACCTTAATTCTGGCATCTAGTTTGACTAGAAGAGCCTCTATGGCCCTAATAAGTCGAGTTCCACTGCTACCGCTGGTTGTAGGAGAAGAATCTAGTCTACTGCCATCTGCAGCACTTCTTATAGACCATGCCCGCCTCCTATATTGGAATTAAACTCTGAGATACATGGGTAGAAACGTCTCATTTATAAGTCTCTTGAGCAAGGATTTAGCACTAAACAAAGATTAGCAAAtagcatacattttcttacaagCCCTGGCAGGAACTTTCAAGGTACTTAGTTATTTGAACAATCTAAAATAGCTCAAAAGAGAGAATTTTAGATTTTCCCAATTAGGGCTAGGGAAACTTGTGGGAGTGCATAGGACAAGAAAACTTGGAATCCATAATGGGAGTAAACTTGGACTTAGACCAGACAGATGTAGATATGGAGAAGTTATTCAAAGGTAAACCACCCATAGTCAGAATTGATTACTTTTGAGTAGAAATTTGCAAGAAAATTATttagaaaatgagtttatgaaaTGATGCTAACATTCTTTCTTTCCGAGAATAATTAGAAAGATCACATTCTTTCATTCCGAGTAAAATTAGGATTTCTATCTTCCAGCCACTCAGTTTCTTGTACTAATAAAGAATGATAAAAAGAGAATCTTCTAACAGTCTTTAATCCTTGTGTCTTGGCTTAGCCATACGGCTCAATGACCAATACTGCAAATTCACAAACTAGGTAATGGAGAACCCTTGATATCTTTGCGTATTTTTGCTTATTGAAAAAACGATTTTTTCTTATTGTtattgaaaaagagatttttCTGTAAGGGAAATTAAATCTGGGAGAACCTGCTGATATCATACATGGTTCCTTCTTATGCATGCTATCCATTTGTTGTGAAGGGGAAGGGGCACAACCATCAAAGTAAATCAAAGTTTCACAATGACAGAGGGAAAAACTCACTTGAAATTTCTGAAAGAATAAGGCTGGATAATATTAGTAAAAGATAGCTGGCAATGCATGATTCTGCCTAATGAATGTGCAGCTCTCCTAAGG
Proteins encoded in this window:
- the LOC125866310 gene encoding ycf20-like protein isoform X2; amino-acid sequence: MYDISRRRAWSIRSAADGSRLDSSPTTSGSSGTRLIRAIEALLVKLDARIKVLRKNLPMKLLFFLVGFYCATAFATVIGQTGDWDIISSGLAVAVVEGIGALMYRSIPLIDGVRGIIIMFNYWKTGLTLGLFLDSFKY
- the LOC125866310 gene encoding ycf20-like protein isoform X1, coding for MAAKLPLQSCPTISKHLSADQMGSRFNGAVCLRRAAHSLGRIMHCQLSFTNIIQPYSFRNFKRRAWSIRSAADGSRLDSSPTTSGSSGTRLIRAIEALLVKLDARIKVLRKNLPMKLLFFLVGFYCATAFATVIGQTGDWDIISSGLAVAVVEGIGALMYRSIPLIDGVRGIIIMFNYWKTGLTLGLFLDSFKY